A DNA window from Setaria viridis chromosome 2, Setaria_viridis_v4.0, whole genome shotgun sequence contains the following coding sequences:
- the LOC117846072 gene encoding LOW QUALITY PROTEIN: fatty acyl-CoA reductase 1 (The sequence of the model RefSeq protein was modified relative to this genomic sequence to represent the inferred CDS: substituted 1 base at 1 genomic stop codon), producing MEPAGVAERLHNKTVLITGATGFIAKLLVEKVLRLQPPVKRLYLLVRAGDQASATERVRSEIMQLQIFRPLREKYQKHFSSWFWDKVYPVAGDVSLKNLGIGDVALAEDILKQTDIIVHMAATVNFRERXEMQIRTALAINTMGVKHIIEIASQCAKLELLLLVSTAYVNGKESGIMLEKPFHQYRSYDGQSDLDISEEMALTEAKLKELVCRNASEDTIRRTMKKIGTQRAQKFGWMSTYVFTKAMGEMLAYEQRLRLPIAIIRPTSTTSTWKEPFPGWIEGIKTIDTWITNYGKGILKVLPADVTTVIDIVPADTVVNGMLCVISYHPRGQSGLIYHIGSSMRNPLKIGELIHIMFRYFSEKPFVGAGGEGIKVKQLIVPATMASFYKHMDIHYKVPMQDTAGRGLSTTDELDRYNHLKREYNFTVALAEVFRPGTFFKRRFDDSNMQRLIAMMNKRDRELIPCDTKFINWEKYLETHIPGVMGYESREAARARL from the exons atggagcccgCCGGGGTCGCGGAGCGCCTCCACAACAAGACGGTCCTCATCACGGGCGCCACCGGATTCATAGCAAAAC TCCTTGTGGAGAAGGTCCTGCGGCTGCAGCCCCCGGTGAAGAGGCTGTACCTCCTGGTGCGCGCCGGCGACCAGGCTTCTGCAACGGAGCGGGTCCGCTCCGAG ATTATGCAACTTCAGATATTTCGACCTTTGCGAGAGAAGTACCAAAAGCATTTCAGTTCATGGTTCTGGGACAAGGTTTACCCTGTGGCGGGAGATGTCTCGTTGAAGAATTTGGGTATAGGAGATGTCGCGCTTGCTGAAGATATATTGAAACAAACAGACATCATCGTTCATATGGCCGCGACAGTTAACTTCAGAGAAAGGTGAGAAA TGCAGATACGAACTGCTTTGGCAATAAACACTATGGGTGTAAAGCATATTATCGAAATCGCATCACAATGTGCAAAGCTAGAACTACTACTCCTCGTGTCAACTG CTTATGTCAATGGAAAGGAATCAGGGATCATGCTGGAGAAGCCATTTCACCAGTACAGGAGCTATGATGGCCAATCAGATTTAGATATTTCAGAAGAAATGGCATTGACAGAGGCGAAGCTGAAAGAACTAGTTTGCAGGAATGCTTCAGAAGATACTATAAGACGCACCATGAAGAAGATTGGCACACAAAG GGCTCAGAAGTTTGGATGGATGAGTACCTATGTTTTCACAAAGGCAATGGGTGAGATGCTAGCATATGAACAGAGATTGCGGCTACCAATTGCCATAATCCGTCCAACATCCACGACGAGCACATGGAAAGAGCCTTTTCCTGGATGGATAGAAGGAATCAA AACAATTGACACGTGGATTACCAATTATGGTAAGGGGATTCTGAAGGTTCTTCCTGCAGATGTCACTACTGTCATAGACATT GTGCCTGCGGACACTGTGGTCAATGGAATGCTTTGCGTTATCAGTTACCACCCTCGAGGTCAATCGGGCTTGATCTATCACATTGGTTCTTCAATGCGCAACCCACTCAAGATAGGCGAGCTGATACATATAATGTTCAGATACTTCTCAGAGAAACCATTTGTCGGTGCAGGGGGAGAGGGAATCAAGGTGAAGCAGCTGATTGTGCCAGCAACAATGGCCAGCTTCTATAAGCACATGGACATACACTACAAGGTGCCAATGCAG GATACGGCAGGCCGTGGGTTGTCTACCACTGACGAGCTTGACAGATACAACCATCTCAAGAGAGAGTACAATTTCACAGTGGCCCTTGCAGAAGTGTTCCGGCCAGGCACATTCTTCAAGAGGAG GTTTGATGATTCCAACATGCAGAGGCTTATCGCGATGATGAACAAAAGAGACAGAGAACTGATCCCCTGTGATACCAAGTTCATCAATTGGGAGAAATACCTTGAAACTCACATCCCCGGTGTCATGGGATATGAATCCAGGGAAGCAGCAAGGGCTAGGCTTTAG
- the LOC117846073 gene encoding uncharacterized protein — protein sequence MSTRALTHRIAKQIASRATTNRGVRAPPLLLLPRVRIALCFLPCLLCHSPSFKLPKPTSTMSRALALAVLLLAAAAVAPLASAHGVGAESVTGAKEFAGAGSKGASAKEFARAVGADPDPSPASGLPADPAPDARP from the coding sequence ATGTCCACTCGGGCACTCACCCATCGGATCGCCAAACAAATCGCCTCGCGCGCGACCACCAACCGCGGCGTGCGCGCGCCTCCGCTTCTCTTGCTCCCGCGCGTACGTATAGCCCTCTGCTTCCTCCCGTGCCTCCTCTGCCACAGCCCATCATTCAAGCTACCCAAGCCCACGTCCACCATGTCTCGCGCGCTCGCCCTTGCGGTCCtcctgctggccgccgccgcggtggcgccgctgGCCTCGGCGCACGGGGTCGGGGCGGAGTCCGTCACGGGCGCCAAGGAGTTCGCCGGCGCCGGGTCCAAGGGCGCCAGCGCCAAGGAGTTCGCCAGGGCGGTCGGGGCCGACCCCGACCCCTCCCCGGCCAGCGGCCTGCCGGCCGACCCGGCGCCCGACGCGCGCCCCTAG
- the LOC117842847 gene encoding fasciclin-like arabinogalactan protein 1, giving the protein MRRLRLADALLPILLALAAGGAATTAAAAAAKAPAAPPAPPNVTAEMAKGGCKAFADLIAASPDASSTYQSAVEGGMTVFCPSDDAVRAFLPKYRNLTADGKAELLLFHAVPVHYSLGSLKSNNGPMNTLATDGAAKNYNFTLQNQGDVVTIRTTASAGAPARVKSTALDKDPLAIYVIDRVVQPVELFKPAPAPTPAPAPAPAADAPKAAGGKPARRPAPAVADAPGPAEDDAAPVDQKKDAKKSAAAAGAPCFRWWLATALAAAAAASTLA; this is encoded by the coding sequence atgcgccgcctccgcctcgccgacgcgctcctccccatcctcctcgccctcgcggccggtggcgccgccacaacagctgcggccgccgcggcgaaggctcccgcggccccgccggcgccgccgaacGTGACGGCGGAGATGGCCAAGGGCGGGTGCAAGGCGTTCGCGGACCTGATCGCGGCGTCCCCCGACGCGTCGTCCACGTACCAGTCGGCCGTGGAGGGCGGCATGACGGTGTTCTGCCCCTCCGACGACGCCGTCAGGGCGTTCCTGCCCAAGTACAGGAACCTCACCGCCGACGGGAAGGCCGAGCTGCTGCTGTTCCACGCCGTGCCGGTGCACTACTCGCTGGGGAGCCTCAAGTCCAACAACGGGCCGATGAACACGCTCGCCACCGACGGCGCCGCCAAGAACTACAACTTCACGCTGCAGAACCAGGGCGACGTCGTCACCATCAGGACCACGGCGTCGGCGGGCGCCCCCGCGCGGGTCAAGTCCACGGCGCTCGACAAGGACCCGCTCGCCATCTACGTCATCGACCGCGTCGTCCAGCCCGTCGAGCTCTTCaagcccgcgccggcgccgacgcccgcgcccgcgcccgcccccgccgcggacGCGCCGAAAGCGGCCGGTGGCaagcccgcgcgccgcccggcacccGCCGTGGCCGACGCGCCCGGGCCCGCTGAGGATGACGCCGCTCCGGTGGACCAGAAGAAGGACGCCAagaagagcgcggcggcggctggcgcgccGTGCTTCCGGTGGTGGCTCGCCACCGCATtagcggccgcggccgcggcctccaCATTGGCTTAG